Proteins from a single region of Desulfuribacillus stibiiarsenatis:
- a CDS encoding DUF1385 domain-containing protein, with translation MSQKTLIGGQAVIEGVLMRNGENLSLAVRQPDGSIFLSNDRHQSIIQRYPVLGLPFIRGTVNLFEALIMGMKALTQSANLSAETKEEELSSKEIAVTIFFSLLFGIGLFVILPAGLTKFLSGFQGILFSLVEGILRIFILLCYILLLSRMKDIQRVFQYHGAEHKTISAYEADEELTVENIKKYSTLHPRCGTSFILFVMIVKIIAFSFISSSVAWLEILLRILMLPFIAGIAYEIIRFTGKHCTTNFFGRILIAPGLLLQKLTTREPDDQQIEAAIVATQSVLGIPITIGNVKTEATIDAVEPEVTNHAQFQD, from the coding sequence ATGAGTCAAAAAACCTTGATTGGCGGTCAAGCTGTAATCGAAGGCGTCCTGATGCGTAATGGGGAAAACCTTTCCTTAGCAGTTCGGCAACCTGACGGAAGTATCTTTTTATCGAACGATCGACATCAATCCATCATTCAGAGGTATCCTGTGTTGGGGCTACCTTTTATACGAGGAACTGTGAATCTGTTTGAAGCGTTAATCATGGGTATGAAAGCTTTGACCCAATCTGCCAACCTTAGCGCTGAGACCAAAGAGGAAGAACTTTCTTCGAAAGAAATTGCTGTTACAATTTTTTTCTCGCTGTTATTTGGAATTGGACTTTTTGTAATTTTACCGGCGGGATTAACGAAATTTTTATCAGGGTTTCAAGGGATTTTATTTAGTCTTGTCGAAGGGATACTTAGAATTTTCATCTTATTATGCTACATATTACTCCTATCGAGGATGAAAGATATTCAAAGGGTGTTCCAATATCACGGGGCAGAACATAAGACAATCAGTGCGTATGAAGCGGATGAGGAACTAACAGTCGAGAATATTAAGAAATATAGTACGTTGCATCCACGCTGTGGAACAAGCTTTATTTTATTCGTCATGATTGTGAAAATTATTGCCTTCTCGTTTATTAGTAGTTCTGTTGCATGGTTAGAGATTCTTTTGCGAATTTTAATGCTGCCATTTATTGCGGGAATTGCTTACGAAATTATTCGTTTTACCGGGAAGCATTGCACGACCAACTTTTTCGGTAGAATCCTTATAGCACCAGGTCTTTTACTACAGAAATTGACGACACGCGAACCTGACGACCAACAGATAGAGGCTGCTATTGTAGCGACACAATCAGTGCTGGGTATTCCAATCACGATTGGGAATGTGAAGACGGAAGCTACGATAGACGCAGTGGAACCAGAGGTCACGAATCATGCGCAATTTCAAGATTAA
- the prfA gene encoding peptide chain release factor 1 has protein sequence MFDKLQSLAERYDKLSEALCDPDVISDINKLRKFSKEQSDLQETVEVYREYQSQKKQLAEAKAMLEEKLDDEMRDMVKMEIDELSESVEELGERLKILLLPKDPNDDKNVIVEIRGAAGGDEAALFAGDLYKMYVRYAERRGWKTEVLEANYTDIGGYKEIIFTVIGKGAYSRLKYESGAHRVQRIPETESGGRIHTSTSTVVVLPEAEEVEVEIHDKDVRVDLFCSSGPGGQSVNTTQSAVRLTHVPTGIVVSCQDEKSQLKNKEKAMRVLRARVYDKIQQERDAELAQERKGKVGTGDRSERIRTYNFPQSRVTDHRIGLTLHKLDYILQGDLDEIIDSLVVEEQSSMLKEDQ, from the coding sequence ATGTTTGATAAATTACAATCTTTAGCAGAACGATATGACAAATTAAGCGAAGCACTTTGTGATCCTGATGTTATCAGTGATATTAATAAGCTTCGCAAGTTTTCCAAGGAGCAATCTGATTTACAAGAAACGGTAGAGGTTTACCGTGAATACCAATCACAGAAGAAGCAATTAGCAGAAGCAAAAGCTATGCTTGAAGAAAAGCTAGATGACGAGATGCGTGACATGGTCAAGATGGAAATTGATGAGCTTAGTGAAAGTGTGGAAGAGCTTGGAGAACGACTGAAGATTTTATTATTGCCGAAAGATCCAAATGATGATAAAAACGTTATCGTAGAAATTCGTGGAGCTGCTGGTGGTGACGAAGCTGCGTTATTCGCAGGAGATTTATATAAGATGTATGTGCGTTATGCAGAGCGCCGTGGATGGAAAACAGAGGTACTAGAAGCGAACTATACGGATATTGGTGGCTATAAAGAAATTATCTTTACGGTAATCGGGAAGGGTGCTTACAGTCGTCTGAAGTACGAAAGTGGTGCTCACCGCGTACAACGTATACCTGAGACGGAAAGTGGCGGCCGCATCCATACTTCTACATCAACTGTTGTAGTATTGCCAGAAGCGGAAGAAGTAGAAGTGGAAATCCATGATAAAGATGTTCGTGTCGATTTATTCTGTTCTTCAGGGCCTGGCGGTCAGAGCGTTAACACGACGCAATCAGCGGTTCGTTTAACACACGTTCCAACGGGAATTGTCGTAAGCTGCCAAGATGAGAAGTCGCAGTTGAAGAACAAAGAAAAAGCGATGCGTGTATTACGTGCTCGTGTATATGATAAGATTCAACAAGAACGAGATGCAGAGCTCGCTCAAGAACGTAAAGGGAAAGTAGGTACGGGTGATCGTAGTGAACGTATTCGCACATATAACTTCCCACAAAGCCGTGTGACGGATCACCGGATAGGTTTAACGTTGCACAAGCTTGATTATATTTTACAGGGTGACCTTGATGAAATCATTGACAGCCTGGTTGTAGAAGAACAATCCAGTATGCTGAAGGAAGACCAGTAA
- a CDS encoding YhcN/YlaJ family sporulation lipoprotein: protein MKTQKIILLIILAAFVAFAVIGCQAADRPEPARYDRTQEGLRGPDRVGVNPGFNAGTDDIRGIRNNNLNRDATFDDGFNNRGGMFGMRDNAGIMGGGAQDQMTRQLEARVEQIPGVNDANVVVDGATVYVGLDLDRRGQGDYMNDQARGARFRMNQGNQGFGANQAGQAGNVENIKSQVRQVIMQDGNYSNVIISEERNFNQTLGGIANEIRTGRPVADFATNLQDLGRTILPTRTTR, encoded by the coding sequence ATGAAAACCCAAAAAATTATATTACTTATCATATTGGCTGCATTTGTTGCATTCGCTGTTATAGGATGTCAAGCTGCTGACAGACCAGAGCCTGCAAGGTATGATCGCACACAAGAGGGCCTACGTGGTCCAGATCGTGTAGGAGTAAACCCTGGTTTTAATGCAGGAACTGATGACATTCGAGGAATTCGAAACAATAATTTAAACAGAGATGCTACTTTTGATGATGGCTTTAACAACCGTGGTGGAATGTTCGGAATGCGCGATAACGCTGGCATTATGGGTGGCGGCGCTCAAGACCAAATGACACGTCAATTGGAAGCAAGAGTAGAGCAAATCCCAGGTGTTAATGATGCAAACGTTGTTGTAGATGGAGCTACTGTTTACGTTGGATTAGACTTAGATAGACGTGGACAAGGTGATTACATGAATGATCAAGCAAGAGGTGCTCGTTTTAGAATGAATCAAGGAAATCAAGGGTTTGGAGCGAATCAAGCTGGTCAAGCCGGTAATGTAGAAAACATTAAGAGCCAGGTACGCCAAGTAATCATGCAAGACGGTAACTATTCCAATGTAATCATTAGCGAAGAACGTAACTTCAACCAGACATTAGGCGGAATTGCGAACGAAATCCGCACAGGAAGACCAGTAGCAGACTTTGCTACAAATTTACAAGATTTAGGTAGAACAATCTTGCCTACAAGAACAACAAGATAA